The Triticum dicoccoides isolate Atlit2015 ecotype Zavitan chromosome 6A, WEW_v2.0, whole genome shotgun sequence genome has a window encoding:
- the LOC119318832 gene encoding thiosulfate sulfurtransferase 16, chloroplastic-like codes for MASAGKEEQVSATPTVDAGQARALLSSGGGGHAYLDVRLPVDFDKDHAAGAVNVPYYLAVTPQGKEKNPKFVEEVAALYGKEHHLVVACRTGVRSKLATADLVNAGYENARSLQGGYVAFLQSAAADQQPAPQQL; via the exons ATGGCGTCTGCCGGAAAGGAGGAGCAGGTCAGTGCTACCCCAACCGTGGACGCTGGCCAAGCGCGAGCGCTCCTGAGCTCCGGCGGCGGAGGTCACGCGTATCTGGACGTCAGGCTGCCGGTGGACTTCGACAAGGACCATGCCGCCGGCGCCGTCAACGTACCCTACTACCTCGCCGTTACTCCCCAGG GGAAGGAGAAGAACCCGAAATTCGTGGAGGAAGTAGCTGCGCTCTATGGGAAGGAACATCACTTGGTCGTG GCTTGCCGCACTGGCGTGAGATCCAAGCTTGCGACCGCGGACCTCGTAAATGCG GGGTATGAGAACGCGAGGAGCCTGCAAGGTGGCTACGTTGCCTTCCTCCAGAGCGCAGCCGCGGATCAGCAGCCAGCACCTCAGCAGTTGTGA